In one window of Microscilla marina ATCC 23134 DNA:
- a CDS encoding NHL domain-containing protein, whose product MKQIFNLGLLLLLIPWLFSQPTSAQNAYNIADFASARSLGGGYEGDGGPALNAKFTSTHKMASDAQGNIYVTERLRVRRIDAATNIITTVAGDGSGSPDTPTPFEVLDLALDDAGNLYMANSRGNQVLRLNRTTGVITPVAGTGVAGFAGDGGLATQAQLVGPKAIALDATNNLYIVDGTRIRKVDAVTGIITTIAGSGRLRTDGVPALEASLALIHDLALDAIGNIYVVEVLKHRIRKIDAQTNIITTVAGSAQQTSNNPIGPATQVKLKLPHGVDVDAEGNIYIVDYYYARKVDAVTGMMYPIAGQLFTLSEPINGNATKTDFSMGMAVLVKNSKEVYVAERHWIRKLTSFYTDGLIVADHIEAMAGNTVKVPVRAKDLSALAGVQFDINIPSDKASFVGLTNINSKLTDFGTDNYNEVSAGKVRVLWANASMQEQTFQNNEVLFEIELNIPGNATTGDKFFLTFDGSIVVDQEAKTLKVGHKTGSVQIVASSSITGLFKTPVGQPIKGASMTLSRTAGIFDTHNATDSGTYIINGLVPGNNYQLVPNKPANKIDNGVDVGDVIAVRRHILQKELLNSPYKLIAADIDLSKSINVADILLMRRAILGMPVPLLVTWCFIPESFTFTDPTNPWNPSFVDSYIFTATSTQATQDFIGVKLGDVNYNATPTLRTSTQAVELNTPAVEVINGDVIRIPVAVGANYNQIAGFQGSLEFDPKVLQYQGVEAAALSINASQHFNTANARQGVISFLYDHPQGEANSFENGQILYYLTFKAIGNAGQSAAIKLTSSQTKATAYSQAFKGTSGLILSAGEVKLIEPVVTIFPNPAKNFNVQFGVTIDESKVNFILKDQQGKIVDSRETNFAKGQHTISFEPNVIAGNYFLTIEYNQHKITKKVMIK is encoded by the coding sequence ATGAAACAAATTTTTAATTTAGGTTTACTCCTATTACTCATACCATGGTTATTTTCTCAACCAACTTCTGCACAAAACGCTTACAATATTGCTGACTTTGCAAGTGCAAGGTCGTTAGGTGGTGGATATGAAGGGGATGGCGGACCAGCATTGAATGCCAAATTTACATCGACGCATAAAATGGCATCAGATGCTCAAGGTAATATTTATGTAACAGAACGATTACGTGTACGTCGCATAGATGCTGCAACCAATATCATTACTACAGTAGCAGGAGATGGGTCAGGTTCCCCTGATACACCCACACCGTTTGAAGTGCTTGATTTAGCATTAGATGATGCAGGTAATTTATACATGGCCAACAGTAGGGGCAATCAAGTGTTACGCCTAAATCGTACTACGGGTGTTATCACACCTGTGGCAGGTACTGGAGTGGCAGGTTTTGCTGGTGATGGTGGACTTGCTACTCAAGCTCAATTAGTCGGTCCTAAAGCTATTGCTCTAGATGCTACAAATAACCTCTACATTGTAGATGGTACTCGGATTCGAAAAGTAGATGCGGTGACGGGTATCATTACCACTATAGCAGGTTCAGGTAGGCTACGCACCGATGGAGTGCCAGCTTTAGAGGCTAGTCTTGCACTTATACATGATTTGGCGCTGGATGCTATAGGTAATATTTATGTGGTTGAAGTTTTGAAGCATAGGATACGAAAAATAGATGCACAAACTAATATCATTACCACAGTAGCTGGTAGCGCGCAACAGACAAGCAACAACCCTATTGGACCTGCAACTCAGGTCAAATTGAAACTTCCACATGGAGTAGATGTTGATGCTGAGGGCAATATATACATAGTAGATTATTATTATGCAAGAAAAGTAGATGCAGTGACTGGTATGATGTACCCCATAGCAGGACAGCTGTTTACTTTATCAGAACCAATTAATGGGAATGCCACTAAGACTGATTTTTCAATGGGAATGGCAGTGTTAGTTAAAAACAGCAAAGAAGTATATGTAGCAGAACGACACTGGATTCGAAAGCTTACTTCCTTTTATACCGATGGCTTGATTGTAGCCGATCATATAGAAGCAATGGCAGGCAATACGGTAAAAGTACCCGTAAGAGCCAAAGATTTAAGTGCTTTGGCGGGTGTTCAATTTGATATCAACATTCCTTCGGACAAGGCAAGTTTTGTAGGTTTGACCAACATCAACAGCAAGTTGACTGATTTTGGAACAGACAACTACAACGAAGTATCGGCTGGTAAAGTAAGAGTGCTTTGGGCAAATGCTTCTATGCAAGAGCAAACTTTTCAAAACAATGAAGTTTTGTTTGAAATAGAGCTCAACATTCCAGGAAATGCTACTACAGGCGACAAGTTCTTCCTCACTTTTGATGGCTCTATTGTGGTTGATCAAGAGGCGAAGACATTGAAAGTAGGGCATAAAACAGGTAGCGTACAAATAGTGGCTTCATCGAGCATTACAGGACTTTTTAAAACACCTGTCGGACAACCCATTAAGGGGGCTTCTATGACCTTGAGCAGGACTGCCGGAATTTTTGATACACACAACGCTACTGATAGTGGGACTTATATTATCAACGGTTTGGTACCTGGTAATAATTATCAGCTTGTGCCTAACAAACCTGCCAATAAAATAGACAACGGGGTAGATGTAGGGGATGTTATAGCAGTACGTCGCCACATTTTGCAAAAAGAGTTGCTTAACTCACCTTACAAGCTCATTGCAGCAGATATAGACTTATCTAAAAGCATTAATGTAGCAGATATTTTATTAATGAGAAGAGCTATTTTAGGGATGCCAGTACCTTTGTTGGTTACTTGGTGCTTTATACCTGAGAGCTTTACTTTTACTGACCCTACCAACCCTTGGAATCCTTCTTTTGTAGATTCGTATATTTTTACTGCTACCAGTACTCAAGCAACACAAGATTTTATTGGAGTAAAACTGGGTGATGTAAATTACAATGCTACACCGACCTTAAGAACCTCCACCCAAGCAGTGGAATTAAACACACCAGCTGTAGAGGTAATAAATGGTGATGTGATTCGGATTCCTGTGGCGGTAGGGGCTAATTATAACCAAATAGCAGGTTTCCAAGGTTCATTAGAGTTTGACCCAAAAGTGTTGCAATACCAAGGCGTAGAAGCCGCAGCTTTGTCCATCAACGCGAGCCAGCACTTCAATACTGCTAATGCAAGGCAAGGGGTGATCTCTTTCCTGTATGACCATCCACAAGGTGAGGCTAATAGTTTTGAAAACGGGCAAATATTGTATTACCTTACTTTTAAAGCAATAGGCAATGCAGGGCAATCTGCTGCCATCAAACTTACAAGTAGCCAAACTAAAGCCACAGCTTATAGTCAAGCATTCAAAGGCACCTCAGGGCTAATTTTAAGCGCAGGTGAGGTAAAGCTGATAGAGCCAGTAGTAACTATATTTCCTAACCCTGCCAAAAACTTCAATGTACAGTTTGGTGTAACCATTGATGAGAGTAAAGTAAACTTTATCTTGAAAGACCAACAAGGTAAAATCGTGGACTCACGCGAAACTAATTTTGCCAAGGGGCAGCACACCATAAGTTTTGAGCCCAATGTGATCGCAGGGAATTACTTCTTGACTATTGAGTATAATCAACACAAAATCACTAAAAAAGTGATGATTAAATAA